A window from Bufo bufo chromosome 1, aBufBuf1.1, whole genome shotgun sequence encodes these proteins:
- the TEX9 gene encoding testis-expressed protein 9 isoform X2 → MQEELDNVTHQYDKKEDDNRDLASRVKDLEEERGRLQRTANIQQTQADKYKALFEEANKKNDGLQHQLSALEKELENFKRIQKQSASNQSATEVRLNRAMEEADKYKMELNKLKQSNKDTAHQERKRVEELKLENKKLEKQKAELMAGFRKQLKLIDILKRQKMHIESAKMLSFTEEEFMKALEWGVS, encoded by the exons ATGCAGGAAGAGCTGGACAATGTAACTCATCAATACGATAAGAAG GAAGATGACAATCGCGACCTTGCATCTCGTGTAAAGGACCTTGAAGAAGAGCGTGGGAGACTACAGAGAACAGCCAATATACAGCAGACCCAGGCAGACAAATATAAAGCTTTATTTGAAGAGGCTAATAAGAAGAATGATGGACTACAGCATCAGCTGTCCGCTTTAGAGAAG GAACTGGAAAATTTTAAAAGAATACAGAAACAGTCTGCAAGCAATCAAAGTGCTACCGAGGTTCGCCTGAACAGAGCTATGGAGGAAGCAGATAAATACAAAATGGAACTCAATAAACTTAAACAAAGTAACAAG GATACCGCTCACCAAGAGAGGAAAAGAGTTGAAGAACTGAAACTTGAAAATAAGAAGCTGGAGAAGCAGAAAGCAGAGTTGATGGCTGGATTTAGAAAACAGCTCAAGCTCATTGATATTTTAAAAAGACAAAAG ATGCACATTGAATCAGCCAAGATGCTGTCCTTTACAGAAGAAGAGTTCATGAAGGCACTAGAGTGGGGCGTCTCCTAG